CCGTCGTCCTGGGGAGCGCGATGGCCCCGCGGGAGACGGACGCCGACGGCGCCGATCATTGCCCTCCACGTCACGCGCCTTCCGGAACAGCTCGCTGGACGGGCTGCCGCCTTTCCCATGCGCCCCGGCCCGACCGGACCTGCACCGCAGCGTTCACAGGGCTCCCGCCGCATCTGCGCGCCCAGGTGGCGCTTGACGCCGCCATGCTATTTTGCATCATGCAAAGCTGCTTGACGCGAGAGGGAGTAGGGGTGCCGGGAGCCAAAGGGGGCCGACCATGCACACGTTTCGCCAGTCCCTGAATGGGTGGCGGGATCGAGCATCGACTCCAAGCCCCCGCCAGACCCTCCCTCTCGAAATTCCGCTTTCCACCTCCCTCTCCGAAGGAGCTGGGCCGGCTGCCGGCCGTCTACTCGCCGACAACGGCGGCGGGATCTTCGCTTCTCTCGGCGTGAGTGTCCGGACGGTGCCCCGCATCCGACCTCGGCTCGGGTCGCGCGTGTGACGCGGGTCGCGCTTCTACCGGGGGTCTCGATGATCCTCAGGGAGACCCAGAGATTTTCGACGCTTTGATGTCCATGACGCCCGCCAGTGGGCACCAAATAGCCGGAGACTTCACCTCATGCTGATTGCCCAGCGTCCCTCGTTGACCGAAGAGGTCGTCGAGGAGTTCCGCTCCCGGTTCGTGATCGAGCCGCTGGAACCGGGCTTCGGTCACGCCCTCGGCAATTCCCTCCGCCGTACCCTCTTGTCGTCCGTCCCGGGTGCGGCGGTCACGTCCATCCGCATCGACGGCGTTCTGCATGAGTTCACCACCGTGCCCGGCGTCAGGGAGGACGTCACCGACCTGATCCTCAACATCAAGCAGGTGGTCTTCTCCTCGGAGGACGACGAGCCGGTCGTGATGTACCTGCGCAAGCAGGGTCCGGGTCTGGTCACCGCCGCCGACATCGCCCTGCGGGGCAGCGTCGAGGTGCACAACCCCGACCTGGTCCTGGCCACGCTCAACGGCAAGGGCAAGCTGGAGATGGAGCTGACGGTCGAGCGTGGCCGCGGTTACGTCTCCGCCGTGCAGAACAAGCAGGTCGGTCAGGAGATCGGCCGTATCCCGGTCGACTCCATCTACTCGCCGGTGCTGAAGGTCACGTACAAGGTCGAGGCCACGCGTGTCGAGCAGCGCACCGACTTCGACAAGCTGATCGTCGACGTCGAGACCAAGCAGGCGATGCGTCCGCGTGACGCCATGGCGTCGGCCGGCAAGACGCTGGTCGAGCTGTTCGGTCTGGCCCGCGAGCTGAACATCGACGCCGAGGGCATCGATATGGGCCCGTCCCCCACGGACGCCGCCCTGGCGCTGCCGATCGAGGAGCTGGAGCTCACCGTTCGGTCGTACAACTGCCTCAAGCGTGAGGGCATCCACCTCGTGGAAGAGCTCGTCGCCCTGTCCGAGGCCGACCTCCACGACATTCGCAACTTCGGTGCGAAGTCCATCGACGAGGTCAAGGCGAAGGTGGCCGGCCTGGGCCTGGCCCTCAAAGGCAGCCCCGAAGCCGAACCTCACGCCGCCTACGGAAGCGCGGGTGTGTCAACTTGATGGCTTTGTCTCACATGCGGCGATGACGGAGAGCAGAGATGGTTGCCCGCCCGGAGGAAGGATGCAGCGGCACCGCTCTGCCACCGTGGTGATCGGCGAGCCCGGATCCGGCATCCTCCACCAGTGCCCCGACGCGGTCTGGCCGGCGGTGACCGCGGTGGCGTTCCGGCCCTGGCCGCGCGAGCGCCTGCCAGGCCGCCCGCTGCCGCAGGGCCGCTGCGGGCGGCGCCGTTGAGCGTTCCCTCGTTCCTTCCGCCCTGCCGGTGCTCGCTTCGGCCCGGGAACTGCGGCCGGTGTCCGAACGGCACGCCCAGCTTCTGCCGTGTCCGCCGGTGGCCGGGGCCGAGCTGCTGGTCGTCCGGCTGCCGGTCGCCGGAACACTCCACCCGGCAGTCGGCCCGCGCGCCCGGCTGGATCGAGGAAGCGGCACGACAGGCACCGGACGGCCGCTCGGTGACGGTGCCAGGACCCGACGGTTTCCCCTGCATCGCGCCGGAATGCACCACCGCTCTGGTTCTCCGGGCGGCGCACCTCCGGCGTCCGGCGGACCAGTGCACCGACCGCGGAGAGCGCGTGACGTGAGCGTCACGACCCGGCGACGGCGTGAGAGCGGTCGGCGGCTGATGAGGAATCCGTGAGCGCGGCAGGAGAAGGCCGCTCGACTGAAGCCAGGGGGCCGATCGGCGGGTTCACCGACAGTTCGGTGGGGGACCCGTTCCTCGACGGGGAGGGACGGCAGAACCAGGGAGTGATCATGCAGTGCTACGACTGCCTCGCTGACGATCAGGCGACGACCGCGGTGGCGGTGTGCGCTTCCTGCGGTGCCGCCCTGTGCAGGGAGCATGTGCGCGCGGAGCACAGGGAGATCCGGCAGTTGGTCGGCGTGGGGAAGGCCACCCATGAGCCCTCGGCGCGCAGGCTCGTGTGCGGTATCTGTTACGGCGCGGAGAGCCCGCCCTCCGCG
This genomic stretch from Streptomyces deccanensis harbors:
- a CDS encoding DNA-directed RNA polymerase subunit alpha, which encodes MLIAQRPSLTEEVVEEFRSRFVIEPLEPGFGHALGNSLRRTLLSSVPGAAVTSIRIDGVLHEFTTVPGVREDVTDLILNIKQVVFSSEDDEPVVMYLRKQGPGLVTAADIALRGSVEVHNPDLVLATLNGKGKLEMELTVERGRGYVSAVQNKQVGQEIGRIPVDSIYSPVLKVTYKVEATRVEQRTDFDKLIVDVETKQAMRPRDAMASAGKTLVELFGLARELNIDAEGIDMGPSPTDAALALPIEELELTVRSYNCLKREGIHLVEELVALSEADLHDIRNFGAKSIDEVKAKVAGLGLALKGSPEAEPHAAYGSAGVST
- a CDS encoding DUF2180 family protein; this translates as MSAAGEGRSTEARGPIGGFTDSSVGDPFLDGEGRQNQGVIMQCYDCLADDQATTAVAVCASCGAALCREHVRAEHREIRQLVGVGKATHEPSARRLVCGICYGAESPPSASES